From Anomalospiza imberbis isolate Cuckoo-Finch-1a 21T00152 chromosome 14, ASM3175350v1, whole genome shotgun sequence, a single genomic window includes:
- the LOC137482443 gene encoding nyctalopin-like yields the protein MIYFHCAQSNRPCPAHGSPAQKVHALFLASFSTIHQVLDAVADVWLVMFFLVIFIFTCAAKAGLALNVSNSCPSMCKCTPEETILCNRAGLKTLPGEIAPSTISLNLSNNYLRMLNTNTFRNLTFLHSLWLDGNNLTFLTPGTFHALSRLQELHLSRNSRLTYLHANTFRGLLNLISLDLSHCNIFEIHPLLFSHLPSLERLDLASNNMRYVPQAFRNLSSLTRLSLEGNHIEAIGRDSLKDLETLYDLNLRKNRIWIIQNGAFAKLLRLGMLNLGHNFITDLPNQLFEGLIQLKTMHLEANRITAVDCTFRQLLNLRNLYLNNNQISSISDSAFLHLNKLHFLHLSKNNLSSLPTRLFSELTKLRYVFLSHNPWRCDCSMLWFWRSTRRAVIEGLDCAFPGPANTTAPEEPQPGHLGGCTVPLQLASEDKCRVAGTSVAPRPPALPGQLILLALACHTWYNERGWGTAVGTF from the coding sequence ATGATTTATTTTCACTGTGCACAGTCCAACcgaccctgccctgcccacgGCTCACCTGCCCAAAAGGTACACGCTCTTTTTCTAGCCTCCTTCTCTACTATCCATCAGGTATTAGATGCTGTGGCTGATGTGTGGCTGGTCATGTTCTTTCTcgttatatttatatttacttgTGCAGCAAaggctgggctggctctgaATGTCTCCAATTCATGCCCAAGCATGTGCAAATGTACACCTGAAGAGACAATCCTCTGCAACAGAGCTGGACTGAAAACCCTACCTGGAGAAATAGCACCATCCACCATCTCTCTAAACCTCTCCAACAATTATTTGCGGATGCTCAACACCAACACCTTCAGAAACCTGACTTTCCTTCACAGCCTCTGGCTAGATGGGAACAATCTGACTTTCCTGACCCCAGGAACTTTCCATGCTCTCAGCAGGCTGCAAGAGCTGCACCTCAGCAGGAACTCACGCCTCACCTACCTGCACGCAAACACTTTCAGAGGACTACTAAACCTCATCAGCCTGGATTTGTCCCACTGCAATATCTTCGAAATCCACCCACTTCTATTTTCACACTTGCCTTCTTTAGAAAGGCTTGATTTAGCCTCCAATAACATGAGGTATGTCCCACAAGCCTTTAGGAACCTCTCCAGCCTCACCAGGCTGTCCCTGGAGGGCAATCACATAGAAGCCATCGGCAGAGATTCCCTGAAGGACCTGGAAACCCTGTACGATCTGAATCTCAGGAAGAATCGGATATGGATCATTCAAAATGGagcttttgcaaagcttctCAGACTGGGCATGTTAAATTTAGGACACAACTTCATCACTGATTTGCCTAATCAGCTTTTTGAAGGATTGATCCAGCTCAAGACCATGCACCTTGAAGCTAACAGAATCACTGCTGTCGACTGCACCTTCAGACAGCTGCTCAACTTGAGAAACTTGTACCTGAACAACAACCAGATCTCCTCGATCTCAGACTCTGCTTTTTTACACCTAAACAAGCTGCACTTCCTTCACCTGAGCAAAAATAACCTCAGCTCCCTGCCCACGCGGCTGTTCTCCGAACTGACCAAGCTGAGGTACGTGTTCCTGTCCCACAACCCCTGGAGGTGTGACTGCAGCATGCTCTGGTTCTGGCGCTCCACGCGCCGGGCGGTCATCGAGGGGCTGGACTGCGCCTTCCCGGGCCCTGCCAACACAACAGCACCTGAGGAGCCCCAACCTGGGCACCTGGGGGGCTGCACCGTGCCACTGCAGCTGGCCAGTGAAGACAAGTGCAGGGTGGCCGGCACCAGCGTGGCCCCCAGGCCCCCCGCTCTGCCCGGCCAGCTCATCCTGCTGGCACTTGCCTGCCACACGTGGTACAACGAGAGGGGATGGGGCACTGCGGTGGGCACGTTTTAA
- the AGTR2 gene encoding type-2 angiotensin II receptor produces MQSNYSLIVTTRESLQVLSTALTNSSPPCPLTSSDYQFSLIPALFSAVFVLGLVGNSVVVVVLCRHTGPKTVANVYIFNLAMADLLCLATLPFWATYYAQGYNWLFGSLMCKISSSVLCLNMFASIFFITCMSVDRYHAIVHPIHSQRRTPQQAYFVALVVWGLACLSSLPTFYFRDTYYVESLEVNACIMAFPYENYAKWSVATAFLKNTLGFFIPLAVITTCYIWIRRHLLKAQQFGKSRQKRDKVLKLVAAVVMAFLISWLPFHVLTFLNALVHMDIIDSCEVVGLIDTALPFGICMAFANSCTNPLLYCFIGNQFQEKLHRLFKRRVHQFSSHQESSSARKGSCFREAETPMGKEGEPESFL; encoded by the coding sequence ATGCAGAGCAACTACTCCCTGATTGTCACCACCAGGGAAAGTCTCCAAGTCCTGTCTACAGCACTGACAAActcatcccctccctgcccccttACCTCTTCAGATTATCAGTTTTCACTAATTCCAGCCCTCTTCTCTGCGGTTTTTGTTCTTGGCTTGGTTGGCAACAGTGTGGTGGTTGTGGTGCTCTGTCGTCACACTGGCCCCAAGACAGTTGCTAATGTCTACATTTTCAACTTGGCCATGGCAGACCTGCTGTGCCTGGCCACCCTCCCCTTCTGGGCCACCTACTACGCTCAGGGATACAACTGGCTCTTCGGGTCTCTCATGTGCAAGATCTCCAGTTCTGTCCTGTGTCTGAATATGTTtgcaagtatttttttcattacgTGCATGAGCGTGGACCGGTACCACGCCATTGTCCATCCCATTCACTCCCAGAGGAGAACTCCACAACAAGCTTATTTTGTAGCATTGGTTGTGTGGGGCCTCGCCTGTTTGTCCTCCCTCCCAACTTTTTATTTCCGAGACACTTACTACGTTGAAAGCTTGGAGGTCAATGCTTGCATTATGGCCTTTCCTTATGAGAACTATGCAAAATGGTCTGTGGCAACGGCCTTCCTGAAAAACACCCTCGGCTTCTTCATCCCCTTGGCGGTGATCACCACCTGCTACATCTGGATCAGGAGGCACTTGCTTAAAGCACAGCAGTTTGGGAAAAGCAGGCAGAAGAGGGACAAAGTCCTGAAGCTGGTGGCTGCTGTTGTCATGGCCTTCCTGATTTCCTGGCTGCCATTCCACGTTTTAACATTTTTGAATGCTTTGGTTCACATGGACATCATCGACAGCTGTGAGGTGGTGGGGCTCATCGACACGGCGCTGCCCTTCGGCATCTGCATGGCCTTCGCCAACAGCTGCACCAACCCCCTGCTGTACTGCTTCATTGGCAACCAGTTCCAGGAGAAGCTGCACCGCCTGTTCAAGCGAAGAGTTCACCAGTTCAGCAGCCACCAGGAGAGCTCCTCTGCCCGGAAGGGCAGCTGCTTCAGAGAGGCCGAAACCCCCATGGGCAAAGAAGGGGAACCTGAGTCTTTCCTGTAG